From the genome of Suricata suricatta isolate VVHF042 chromosome 3, meerkat_22Aug2017_6uvM2_HiC, whole genome shotgun sequence, one region includes:
- the ACKR1 gene encoding atypical chemokine receptor 1 — MPPQTCCPGATFPLDLVQGAGESVRVIVRPFPPLSQQPLPSGLHITPGPSSFLVPEGSVLAGKPPGSSASLSTFGKIPAIWLPPFSFPKCRSCGSPLVESNLKTGSLGWCPPQARGPGRQWAWGKGFLNSPLPPPPVPRPCPELMAFISPWHLSWSHSHRQDVPSPCLCAREPGSAMGNCLQHPVADEDSTKFSFEDDIWAEFNDSYDMDYNISNVEAAAPCRSCALLDDSSLPFFVLASVLGILAGGAVLLALLRPLFHWRVCPGRPVLIQLAVGSTLFSAVVPILAPGLNGVQSTALCHLAHLLWYSSAFAQALLIGCHACLGPKLGAGHVPGITLWLPVGLWGAALLLGLPVTLASDTSRGLCSLTFNKSPRFLLLLHVAACFTIFTLLPLGLLGAKALTKALGRCPGPQASVLWVWFVFWWPHGVALGVDFLVRSKSVVLWTCLAQQALDLLLHLAEALAILHCAATPLLLALSYHQTTRTPPPSLPLSARQPSHLDPLGGKS, encoded by the exons ATGCCCCCCCAAACGTGTTGCCCTGGAGCTACGTTTCCTTTGGATCTAGTTCAAGGGGCTGGAGAATCAGTGAGAGTCATCGTGCGCCCTTTCCCTCCACTTTCCCAGCAGCCTCTCCCCTCTGGCTTACACATAACCCCTggcccctcttccttcctggtGCCTGAAGGATCCGTCCTTGCTGGAAAGCCCCCTGGCTCCTCAGCCTCCCTTTCCACCTTTGGGAAAATACCCGCTATCTGGTTGCCACCCTTTTCCTTTCCTAAGTGCAGGTCATGCGGGTCCCCACTAGTGGAATCCAACCTCAAAACAGGAAGCCTGGGCTGGTGCCCCCCGCAGGCCCGCGGCCCAGGCAGGCAGTGGGCGTGGGGCAAAGGCTTCCTGAATTCCCCGCTCCCCCCGCCGCCTGTCCCACGGCCCTGCCCAGAACTGATGGCCTTCATTAGCCCCTGGCACTTATCTTGGAGCCACAGTCACCGGCAGGACGttcccagcccctgcctctgcGCGCGCGAGCCTGGCAGTGCCATGGGGAACTGTCTGCAGCACCCG GTGGCGGATGAGGACTCTACTAAGTTCTCCTTTGAAGACGATATTTGGGCTGAGTTCAATGACTCCTACGACATGGACTATAACATCAGCAATGTGGAAGCTGCTGCCCCCTGCCGCTCCTGCGCCCTGCTGGATGACTCCTCGCTGCCCTTCTTCGTCCTCGCCAGTGTCCTGGGCATCCTTGCGGGGGGCGCTGTTCTCTTGGCGCTCCTCAGACCTCTCTTCCACTGGCGGGTCTGCCCCGGGAGGCCGGTTCTCATCCAGCTGGCCGTGGGCAGCACCCTCTTCAGTGCCGTGGTGCCCATCCTGGCGCCGGGGCTGAACGGTGTCCAGAGCACGGCCCTGTGCCACCTGGCTCACCTGCTCTGGTACAGCTCAGCCTTTGCCCAGGCTCTGCTCATCGGGTGCCATGCCTGCCTGGGCCCCAAACTGGGTGCGGGCCACGTCCCAGGCATCACCCTCTGGCTCCCTGTGGGACTCTGGGGAGCGGCTCTTCTCCTGGGGTTGCCCGTCACACTGGCCAGTGACACTTCCCGTGGACTCTGCTCCCTGACGTTCAACAAAAGCCCCAGGTTTCTGCTACTCTTGCATGTGGCCGCCTGCTTTACGATCTTCACCTTGTTGCCACTGGGCCTGTTGGGAGCCAAGGCACTGACGAAAGCTTTGGGCAGGTGTCCAGGTCCCCAGGCTAGTGTCCTGTGGGTCTGGTTTGTTTTCTGGTGGCCTCATGGGGTGGCTCTGGGAGTGGACTTTCTTGTGAGGTCCAAGTCTGTGGTTCTGTGGACATGTCTTGCCCAGCAGGCTCTGGACCTGCTGTTGCACCTGGCAGAGGCCCTGGCTATACTGCACTGTGCGGCCACACCCCTGCTCCTGGCCCTGTCCTACCACCAGACCACCCGCACGCCCccgccctccctgcctctctcggCAAGACAGCCTTCTCATCTGGACCCCCTGGGAGGCAAGTCCTAG
- the CADM3 gene encoding cell adhesion molecule 3, with amino-acid sequence MPYLTVSGYWQEQDVELGTLAPLGEAISSTVWSSPDMLASQDSQPWTSDETVVAGGTVVLKCQVKDHEDSSLQWSNPAQQTLYFGEKRALRDNRIQLVRSTPHELSISISNVALADEGEYTCSIFTMPVRTAKSLVTVLGIPQKPIITGYKSSLREKETTTLNCQSSGSKPAAQLTWRKGDQELHGEPTRIQEDPNGKTFTVSSSVTFQVSRDDDGADIVCSVNHESLKGADRSTSQRIEVLYTPTAKIRPDPPHPREGQKLLLHCEGRGNPIPQQYLWEKEGSVPPLKMTQESALIFPFLNKSDSGTYGCTATSNMGSYKAYYTLNVNDPSPVPSSSSTYHAIIGGIVAFIVFLLLILLIFLGHYLIRHKGTYLTHEAKGSDDAPDADTAIINAEGGQSGGDDKKEYFI; translated from the exons ATGCCCTACCTTACCGTTTCAG GCTACTGGCAGGAGCAGGATGTGGAGCTGGGGACCCTGGCTCCCCTCGGCGAGGCCATCAGCTCCACAGTCTGGAGCAGCCCTGATATGCTGGCCAGTCAAG ATAGCCAGCCCTGGACATCCGATGAGACCGTGGTGGCTGGTGGCACCGTGGTGCTCAAGTGCCAAGTGAAAGATCACGAGGACTCTTCCCTGCAGTGGTCTAACCCGGCCCAGCAGACTCTCTACTTTGGGGAGAAGAGAG cccttcGTGATAATCGGATCCAGCTGGTTAGATCCACTCCCCACGAGCTCAGCATCAGCATCAGCAACGTGGCCCTGGCGGATGAAGGCGAATACACCTGCTCCATCTTCACCATGCCTGTGAGGACCGCCAAGTCCCTCGTCACCGTGCTCG GAATCCCACAGAAGCCCATAATCACTGGCTACAAGTCATCATTACgggaaaaagaaacaaccacTCTAAACTGTCAGTCTTCCGGAAGCAAACCTGCAGCCCAGCTCACCTGGAGGAAGGGTGACCAAGAGCTCCACG GGGAACCCACCCGCATCCAGGAAGATCCCAACGGTAAAACCTTCACCGTGAGCAGCTCGGTGACGTTCCAGGTTTCCCGGGACGATGACGGGGCGGACATCGTTTGCTCCGTGAACCACGAGTCTCTAAAGGGAGCTGACAGATCCACCTCTCAGCGCATCGAAGTTCTAT ACACACCAACGGCGAAGATTAGACCAGACCCCCCACACCCCCGAGAGGGCCAGAAGCTGCTGCTTCACTGTGAGGGGCGTGGAAATCCCAT CCCCCAGCAGTACCTGTGGGAGAAGGAGGGCAGTGTGCCCCCGCTAAAGATGACCCAGGAGAGTGCCCTGATCTTCCCCTTCCTCAACAAGAGCGACAGCGGGACCTACGGCTGCACGGCCACCAGCAACATGGGCAGCTACAAGGCCTACTACACGCTCAATGTGAACG ACCCGAGCCCAGTGCCGTCATCCTCCAGCACCTACCACGCCATCATTGGTGGGATCGTGGCTTTCATCGTCTTCCTGCTTCTCATCCTGCTTATCTTCCTAGGCCACTACTTGATCCGGCACAAAG GGACCTACCTGACGCACGAGGCCAAAGGCTCGGATGACGCCCCAGATGCAGACACGGCCATCATCAACGCAGAAGGCGGGCAGTCGGGCGGGGACGACAAAAAGGAGTATTTCATCTAG